A region of Anolis carolinensis isolate JA03-04 unplaced genomic scaffold, rAnoCar3.1.pri scaffold_7, whole genome shotgun sequence DNA encodes the following proteins:
- the ppp1r26 gene encoding protein phosphatase 1 regulatory subunit 26: protein MFFMNTSALVALQPKWEPFSQSRNYRYPVCFSESEDDLPRSAVSTKVQVIINNLQSEDSSLHSSHEYGCLVPKKPKAEKSQSQNVRRSERVLQKRDCPANSDDMEVEERSKFGALLLPSDSDDSVDRGIEEAIQEFLKNKGSNVPPLRSGACVFPGNEVVPDSLKDGTDQWAASPCSVSSDDSFEQSIEAEIEQFLNEKKQQQQARKETTAEEKKQLDQKETQEKWVVRSQRGGTERVSQSSLKQGDKAFFLRQRSHLHNIGTRCLKPETEEELAGFKTRQTPLASRSLFLEQSREGEKGQKLWETGGEQSNDVSDSSSDDGIEEAIQLYQLEKIRRASECRTARVPFQAEEDISSRLLIHSVNALSSKRRKLATKPKELSRISGISLDSCRTRAPVENSVATCALTLQASCRADTTAELMCAEAILDISKTILPPPEGSNPFFCSREASASQHESDNNSVDSDDSIEQEIRAFLAVKAQTESLITKSNTQHFKQIPRKPLKLSLSHQRKLKGESKIVRKTRDMQQTLLEQNHNYSRTKKDDLSILHNTQKVARCYQDTMDISGSVDPTLQGCEKKSKQSPQKCGFDDKSSSLDSDEDLDMAIKELLRSKRKLKKKPKDTRTPCKKKVRFDEAGAHILGGEERDCKSQKPALLKSCLVNSQRVENAASRNVVKGKPKGTKAIQFKKDAQETSKNNIWMATSLTDESSSIDSDDSIEQEIQRFLAEKSKSIVNIDTPGSNGIVGCLGTHKSQATEAKYQPLQRQSHAVSKQRGKMKKLGPPTIDLRNSPRPEEETTGNGKRITSYALNSQQIQTTAESAHPGIAVKRTEEGSQMICHDKLGQRSLTPERNTSQKPQLQNCFEPLSLFKCSSNVRV from the coding sequence ATGTTTTTCATGAACACCTCAGCTTTGGTGGCCCTTCAGCCGAAATGGGAGCCCTTCTCCCAGTCAAGGAACTATAGATATCCCGTCTGCTTCTCCGAGTCGGAAGACGACCTTCCCCGATCGGCCGTCAGCACCAAAGTTCAGGTGATCATCAACAACCTGCAAAGCGAAGACTCCTCTCTGCACAGCAGCCATGAATATGGCTGCCTCGTGCCAAAGAAACCGAAGGCAGAAAAAAGCCAAAGCCAGAACGTTAGAAGAAGCGAGAGAGTTCTGCAGAAGCGTGACTGTCCAGCCAACTCGGATGAcatggaagtggaagagagaTCCAAGTTTGGAGCTCTCTTGTTGCCTTCGGACAGCGATGATTCGGTGGATCGAGGCATAGAGGAGGCCATCCAGGAGTTCCTGAAGAACAAAGGCTCGAATGTCCCGCCCTTGCGAAGTGGCGCCTGCGTTTTCCCCGGAAATGAAGTTGTTCCTGACTCTTTGAAGGATGGTACCGACCAGTGGGCTGCCTCTCCTTGCAGCGTGAGCAGCGACGATTCTTTCGAACAAAGCATAGAGGCGGAAATCGAGCAATTTTTAAacgagaagaagcagcagcagcaggcgaGAAAGGAGACGACAGCTGAGGAGAAGAAGCAACTCGATCAGAAGGAGACTCAAGAGAAATGGGTTGTCAGGAGTCAGAGAGGAGGCACCGAGAGAGTGAGCCAAAGCTCTCTGAAGCAGGGAGACAAGGCCTTCTTCTTAAGACAGCGCTCTCATCTACACAATATTGGTACTCGGTGTTTGAAGCCTGAAACTGAGGAAGAACTGGCAGGCTTCAAAACGAGGCAAACACCTTTGGCCAGCCGCTCTCTTTTCCTGGAACAAAGCAGAGAAGGTGAGAAAGGGCAAAAGCTTTGGGAAACCGGAGGAGAACAAAGCAACGACGTATCCGATTCAAGTAGCGATGATGGTATTGAGGAAGCCATTCAGCTTTACCAGCTTGAGAAAATCAGGAGAGCGTCCGAGTGCCGAACCGCTCGTGTCCCTTTCCAAGCGGAAGAAGATATATCATCGCGTCTGCTGATCCATTCAGTGAATGCCTTAAGCAGCAAGAGGAGAAAACTCGCCACGAAACCCAAAGAGCTAAGTAGGATTAGCGGCATCAGTCTGGACAGTTGCAGAACTCGCGCTCCCGTGGAAAACAGTGTTGCAACATGTGCGCTTACGCTCCAGGCCTCTTGTCGGGCCGACACCACCGCCGAACTCATGTGTGCCGAAGCCATTTTGGACATTTCTAAAACCATCTTGCCTCCTCCTGAAGGAAGCAACCCTTTCTTCTGCTCCCGGGAAGCGTCGGCGTCTCAACACGAGAGTGACAATAATTCCGTGGACAGTGACGACAGCATCGAACAAGAGATCAGGGCCTTTTTGGCTGTCAAAGCACAAACAGAGAGCTTGATAACGAAATCTAACACCCAGCACTTCAAGCAGATTCCCCGTAAACCCTTAAAACTCTCACTGAGTCATCAGAGGAAACTGAAAGGAGAAAGTAAAATAGTTAGAAAGACACGGGACATGCAGCAGACACTGTTAGAGCAGAACCATAACTACTCAAGAACCAAAAAGGATGATTTAAGCATACTACACAACACTCAAAAAGTGGCTAGATGCTATCAGGATACTATGGACATTAGCGGTTCTGTGGATCCGACATTACAAGGTTGTGAGAAAAAGTCAAAGCAGAGTCCGCAAAAATGCGGGTTCGATGACAAGAGCAGTTCCTTGGACAGCGACGAGGATCTGGACATGGCCATCAAAGAGCTCTTGAGATCGAAACGAAAGCTCAAGAAGAAGCCCAAAGACACAAGAACTCCGTGCAAGAAGAAGGTCAGGTTTGATGAGGCCGGAGCACACATCCTTGGGGGTGAAGAAAGAGACTGCAAATCCCAAAAGCCTGCCTTGCTCAAGAGTTGCCTTGTGAATTCCCAAAGGGTTGAAAATGCGGCTTCTCGGAACGTTGTCAAGGGGAAGCCAAAAGGCACCAAGGCCATACAGTTTAAAAAAGATGCCCAAGAGACAtcaaaaaataatatttggaTGGCCACGTCCTTGACAGACGAGAGCAGTTCCATCGACAGCGATGACAGCATTGAGCAGGAAATTCAGAggtttttggcagagaagtctaaatctATAGTAAATATAGATACTCCTGGGTCCAACGGTATTGTTGGGTGCTTAGGAACTCATAAATCCCAGGCAACTGAAGCAAAATATCAGCCATTGCAACGTCAAAGtcatgctgtctcaaaacagagagggaaaatgaagaaattgGGACCCCCGACGATCGACCTGCGGAACTCCCCGAGACCTGAAGAAGAGACTACAGGAAACGGCAAGCGAATAACATCCTACGCATTGAACTCGCAGCAAATCCAAACAACTGCAGAGTCTGCCCATCCTGGTATAGCTGTAAAAAGAACTGAAGAAGGAAGCCAAATGATCTGCCATGATAAGTTGGGCCAAAGAAGTCTGACACCAGAGAGAAACACATCCCAAAAACCCCAACTGCAAAACTGCTTTGAGCCTTTGTCTCTGTTCAAATGTAGTTCAAATGTGCGAGTTTAA